Genomic DNA from Pigmentiphaga litoralis:
ATCAGGTCGTCAAATATGTGCCCCGCCTGGCCGGCAGCGCCTACGACGGCGTGACGGTCCGCGATGTGCTGATGATGGCGTCGGGCGTGAAGTGGGACGAGACCTATACCAACCCGGCGTCCGACCGGCGCGCCCTGCTCGAAGCGCAAATCAGCCAGAAGCCCGGATCGGCGCTGGACCTGATGGCCAAGCTGCCCCGCGCGGCCGCCCCCGGCACCGTCAACAACTACAGCACCGGCGAAACCCAGATTGCGGGCGAGCTGCTCCGCGGCGCCGTCAAGAAGCCGCTGGCGCAATACCTGTCGGAAAAGATCTGGACCAAGGTCGGCATGGAAGCGGAAGCCAACTGGTGGCTCGATTCGCCCGATGGCGTCGAGATCGGCGGCAGCGGCATCAGCGCCACCTTGCGTGACTACGGCCGCTTCGGCCTGTTCATCATGAACGACGGCCGCGCGCAGGGCGTGCAGGTCGTACCCCCGACCTGGGTGGCCGAAGCCGGCAGCCCCAAGACCCTGGCCGGCGGCACGCCCCTGCCCTTCTACGGCTACATGTGGTGGGTGCCCACCACCGGCCAGTCTGCGCTCGACAAGGCCTTCTACGCGACCGGCATCTTCGGGCAGAACATCTACATCAACCAGAAGGAAAAAGTCGTGATCGTGACCTGGGGCGCGCAGTCCAAACCCACCGGCGCAGGCGTGGTCAACAACATCGACTTCTTTGACGCGGTGGTGAAGGCCGTGCGCTGAACGGCGAGGCCCCTGCTGCTGTTCGCAACCCGGCCTGGTTGCAGGCCGGTGTAACGCCAATGTCCTGGACCAAGGGCACGCAAGCAGCGGCAGGAATGATGCGCTTTTACCAGGACAATTTGGTCCCGACGCGGCTTGCGCTGGCCTGGCATTGCAGCGACTCTGGCACTCGCAGATTCAACGTGAGTGCGTCTTGGCCTACTTCCCACACAAACATTTCAACGGCACGACGTACCTGCTGGACCATCTTGAGCCAACCTCGATCAGGATCGCCCTGGATGTGGCCAACACCCTAAAGGTCTCTCTTCAAGTGCAGTACAGCTGCCATTGCTTTACCGAGGCGTTCGATCCCGAACGGCATCGTGATCATCATCGGTATACGCATCGTGGCGAAACGCGAGCCTTCAACATCTTGCGCTATCAATGCTCGCTGCAACTGCCTTCACTGCTAAACGGTTTGCCACGCCGGACGGTTTATCGAGCCGAACAGGACAATTACACCTATGTGGCCCTTATCCCCGTCAACCAGGGCGTTGAAACGTACTCGGTGTTTTTCAAGCTAACCGCAAAGGCGCCAGCTCAATTGCATATGCGCGTTCAAAGCGCCTACCTGAAGCCTTTGAGTCGAAAGCCCAAGGAGTCCTGGCGGTTTGGATCATTGGCGGGGCAGATCAGCGGTGTATTCGACGCCCCGGGCAAAAGGCCGCGGCCAAAGAAAAAGGCGCCGTAGCGCCTGTTTCCGACCTGGGAACCCAGGTCTGCGAGCTTCTGTTGCCTCCGCTGTCTGCGGAACCCCTTAGGGCAGCACGTCCATGTTTCACTCGCTCCTGGAACGTCTTGTCCTGCGTGTTCATCTTACAAGTCGCCGTACAGGCGGTCAACAACCCGCCAGGCGACGCTG
This window encodes:
- a CDS encoding serine hydrolase domain-containing protein — translated: MHYPTVQAPSCVRPRTVLRALSLAALTALAACGGGDDDNATPAPTAAYPHAQEPIGTVRQVYDGALTPDLSVNTFRNIDRLFPTRSITPSSTPLAMPKAARPLTAVQFTSGGKAYDLVDYLALNRVSGLLVLKNGEIAHEAYLYGNTEKTRWMSMSVAKSITSTLIGAAIQDGLIASLNDQVVKYVPRLAGSAYDGVTVRDVLMMASGVKWDETYTNPASDRRALLEAQISQKPGSALDLMAKLPRAAAPGTVNNYSTGETQIAGELLRGAVKKPLAQYLSEKIWTKVGMEAEANWWLDSPDGVEIGGSGISATLRDYGRFGLFIMNDGRAQGVQVVPPTWVAEAGSPKTLAGGTPLPFYGYMWWVPTTGQSALDKAFYATGIFGQNIYINQKEKVVIVTWGAQSKPTGAGVVNNIDFFDAVVKAVR